From the genome of Mycobacterium dioxanotrophicus, one region includes:
- a CDS encoding MgtC/SapB family protein, with translation MDLWLADPAFFGGAGQGSRQIAELFVAFGLTALIGLEREVQGKAAGLRTQTIVGTAAALILLVSKYGFSDVLSTGLVEVDPSRVAAQIVSGIGFLGAGIIIVRRGSVHGLTTAAAVWESAAIGMAAGAGLFLLACTVTAMHFLIVLGFMPVVRRLTARLGGSIRMHVTYADGRGVMHELLQACERRQWQLTDLAADAPQGPPGGAGQCGVMLTLSGSGILAAPTVLAGIDGVTAVHQFDTDAE, from the coding sequence CGGCGCGGGGCAAGGTTCGCGTCAGATCGCCGAACTGTTCGTCGCGTTCGGGCTGACGGCGTTGATCGGGTTGGAACGCGAAGTCCAGGGCAAAGCCGCCGGGCTGCGCACCCAAACCATTGTCGGTACTGCGGCCGCGCTGATCCTGCTGGTCAGCAAGTACGGCTTCAGCGACGTGCTGTCGACGGGTCTGGTCGAGGTCGACCCATCACGGGTGGCGGCCCAGATCGTCTCCGGCATAGGCTTTCTCGGTGCCGGCATCATCATCGTCCGACGCGGCTCGGTACACGGCCTGACCACCGCCGCCGCGGTATGGGAGTCCGCGGCGATCGGAATGGCCGCAGGCGCCGGGCTTTTCCTGCTTGCCTGCACGGTGACGGCGATGCACTTCCTGATCGTGCTGGGCTTCATGCCCGTGGTCAGACGGCTCACGGCGCGCCTGGGCGGGTCGATCCGCATGCATGTCACCTATGCCGACGGGCGCGGTGTGATGCACGAACTGCTCCAGGCCTGCGAGCGCAGGCAATGGCAGCTGACGGATCTGGCCGCCGACGCCCCGCAGGGTCCGCCCGGCGGGGCCGGTCAGTGCGGGGTGATGCTGACGCTGTCGGGCAGCGGGATCCTCGCAGCACCGACCGTGCTGGCCGGTATCGACGGCGTGACCGCCGTCCACCAGTTCGACACCGACGCGGAGTAG